The genomic segment AGGCAAAGCTAAGCCGCTAATAAATTGAAGACTAAGCGTGAACCAGTAATCCTTCGATAATCCCATTCCGATCATGGCGATACTATCGATTGTCATGCCAAGCGCTAAAAGCTTCTGCGGCGATAGTTTACTGGAGAAGCTCATCGCAAGCACGCCGCCGATAATCATGGCTATCCCATTTACTAATAGAAACCACTGCAAATAATCCTCCGGTTTCCCAAGCCGCTCTGTAATAAGAAAGATGCCCATCGGCTGAATTAAGCCAAGCCCAAGCCCAGCGGCAATGAAGCCGCCGCCAAGGGTACGAAGTATTTTACTGGACCATACGTAGCGAAAGCCTGCTTTAATGTCTTCTAGCACGCGGGATTGCTGCTGCTCTCCAGCTTCATCACGATCACGAGGCAGGAAAGCTAGCGAAAGAGCAGATAATAGAAAGGCTGCGCCCATTACGCCAATGGCCGTCTCGATGCCATAGCTTTGATAAACAAACGTACCAACGACGGGGCCGAATATCATAAAGACGGCGAACAGTGTCTGATAAAGCGACATACCCGTCTGGACCAGATGTTCGGGGACATGGAGCTTGAACAGCTTCATGCCAGCAGGCTGAGAAAATTGCGACAAAATAGCTGAAATTAAGGTGGCAAAAAAGACGGCATGCCAAGTTCCATTTTCCATGGCGAATAATACGGCCAAAATGGATACGGCGCTTAACAGGTCGCACCACACCATCGTCTTTTTCGGCCTCCAGCGGTCGGCGAACGTCCCGCCAATAAACGAAAATACGAAGATTGGCGCGAACTCCGCAACGGAGATGAGCGATACGGCGAAGGCATCATCATTAGTCATTTTTTTTACATAAAGCAAAACCGCAATATTTCGTACCCAGATGCCGATTTGCAAAAATAAAGTGGACATCAATATTGCTTGCACAAATCGATTGCTTAACAGCGATAATGCTGAAGCAGGTTGAGTGGCTGTCATCCTTTTCACCTATCCTTTTTCACTTTTTAAGCAGCGTTGTATTCAATGGGGATTTTACAGGACATTCCAGTGTGAAAAAAGGCTCGCTAGAACGAAAGTGTACTCCGCCTTAAGACGGATAAAGGGGAGCTTCTGGCGTCTAAATAGGATATCTATAACTATATTATTTTGTATTTCTAGCAGGTAAATATAGTATTTTTGTCGAAATTCCATGGATGTTGTTGAACTCTATCGAATACAGACAAGGGGCTTGTTTACATGCATTTGTTTTTGAGAAAAAGGCTGTTATTATGGCTGCTTATTTTGGCGATTGTGCTGCCTACTCTAGTTGCAGCGAGTGGAGGGGGCTCCAAGCAAGCGATTATAAATCCAAAACAGCTCTACAGCTATGAAAGAATGACGCGTGATATGAAGAAGCTCGCTGAAGCTTATCCTGAGCTGATCCGTTATCGGAGCCTCGGAAAAAGTGAATATGGGCGCGAGCTGTGGGTGATGGAAATTGGCAATGGTCCTGTTAATGTATTGCTGAATGCATCCCATCATGCAAGGGAATGGATGACAACCATTACGGTCATGAATATGGCGGAAACGATGGCTGCAAGCGCAGCTAAGCAAGGAGTGTGGAAGCAGCTGAATACGGCTGATTTATTCGATCACATCACGTTTCACATTGTGCCTATGGTTAATCCCGATGGCGTAACCCTCCAACAAAAAGGGCTAGTTGCTTTTCCGCAGCAAAATCATGCCGAATTAATCAAAATGAACAAAAATAGCCGGGATTTCAAGCGCTGGAAAGCTAATGGCAAAGGTATCGATTTGAACAGGCAGTATCCCGCCGATTGGGACACGATACGCCAAGCCGAATATGCGCCTTCCTATAAAAATTATAAAGGCAAAAAGCCGCTGGAAGCGAAAGAAGCCCAGCTTATGTACAATTTCACCAAACAAATAAAGCCGGAAATCGCAATCTCCTATCACTCGTCTGGTGAAATCATATTTTGGAATTTTAAGACGAAAGCATCTAATTTGCCAAGAGACCGGGCATTTGTCCAAGCTTACGCAGCCATGACGGGCTACCGGGCGGTAGCTCCAGAAGCTAATCCTTCGGGGGGCGGTTTTACCGATTGGTTTATTACCGAGTTCGGCAAACCGGCCCTTACGCCAGAAATAGCTCCTGCTGTAGGAGAGACGAATGTACCGCTGAGCTACTGGGACCGAATTTGGAAGCAGCACAAGGATACGATGTGGCTCATTGGGACGACGGCTTACGAGCAAGCGATGCTGGAAGAAAAAGCAAAAAAAGCGTCTGCCACCATTGAGCTGACCACGCCAGCGACATCTTATCGTTATCCGGTTCTGAACCGGGAAACAGCTAGCAGCGTAAAATCAGGTGTCTATAAGGTGACGAGAGAAAAAGGAAGCTGGTATGAGATTCAAATAAGCGGGCAAGGGAGCAGATGGATAGCTAAAAGCGTGGCGAAGCCGTGGAGCAAGCCAGTTCCGACTCCAATATCAACTCCAACATCAAGCCCAAGTCCAAATCCGACACCGACTGCAAGTCCTATTGTGACCCCGCCTTCACCTAGCATGGGGGCACCGATCGCGTCGGAGCCATCGTCGGAGCCATCGGCAGAGCAGGGGCCGACGGCTCCTTCAGCAACTGAAATTCCAATAGTGGAGGGGGTGCCGGCGGAAAATTCGGGATCGAGCGAGATTCCAACACCGATTCCAGCCCCCAGCTCAACTTGAAACTAAAACGATTCAAGGTGAAACGGCTGCCGCCGCCCTCTAAAAATTTTATACTTTCCTATATTTTTAGAAAGCATGCAGAGAGCGAATGAGCTACACCCTGCATGCTTTTTTGCTGCACATTTTTTGGCGGAAAAAGGGCCGGATTTGGGGCATAACCGCTATAATCCTTAGCTCACATTTGGCTGTAACCCTTGCGCCACAAGGGATTGCGCTACAACATATGGCGTGGTGATTATAGGCAAACCGCCCCAGCGGAGTATACGATAAAAGGGTAACAAACGCACCTAAATGAATTCCAAATTCGGGAGGTCAAAGCATGAGAAAGAAACAAGCGGCAACAACATTTCGCGTCTTATGTACAACGACATTAGCAGGCTGCATTTTGGCAGGCTGTGCATCAGGTTCAGGCGTGAACGAGGGAAGCGCAACTTCAGGCACCAATCAAGGAGGCGCACCTACGAGCGAAACACAAGCTCCTTTTAAACTGACCATAATGACAAACTTGCATACACCGGAAGTTCCTACGGATGCTATTGAGAAAATGCTAGAGGAAAAAACGAACACGGATTTGACGATTAACTGGGTGCCGGACGGCAGCTATGAAGAAAAACTAAACTCGTCATTTGCAACCGGTTCCTTGCCTCAGGCCGTTTACATGAAAAATCAGACGACCTACATTTTATTCCGCGATGCCATTCGCAACAATCAATTTTGGGAAATTGGCCCGTTCATTAAGGACTACCCGAATTTAAGCAAGCTCGATGAGCTGGTTGTAAAAAATACAGCGGTAGACGGCAAAACGTATGCCATCTATCAAGAGCGTCCGCTATCGCGCCAAGGCATTATTTTCCGCAAAGACTGGGCGGATAAGCTAGGGCTCGCTGCACCAAAAACGACGGATGAGCTTTACAATATGCTGAAGCAGTTTAAGGAAGGCGATCCGGACGGCAACGGCAAGGCCGACACGATGGGGCTGACCGACCGCAGCGATTTGGTGTATGGCGCCTTTAAGACGGTCGCCTCGTATTTTGGCACCCCGAACAACTGGGGCTTGGCAGATGGCAAGCTGCAGCCGGAATTTATGTTCCCGCAGTATAAAGAAACGATGGATTTCTTCAAAAAGCTGTATGACGAAGGCCTAATCAATAAAGATTTCCCGGTTACGAGCAAGGAAGATCAGCAAAATCTGGTCATTACAGGAAAAGCGGGCATGTACATTGGCTCGATGGCGGATGTGCAAAGCTTGCATCAAAAAACCGTCGAAATTAATCCAAATGCCCTTTACGATGTAGCGAACCACATTAGCGGACCAGACGGCAATGCGGGCATTTGGTCGATTCCAGGTTATGGAAACCTAGTATTGTTCCCGAAATCGTCTGTTAAATCGGAAGAAGAGCTGAAAAGCATCCTGGCTTTCTTTGACAAGCTGATGGAGCCAGAGCTGGCTAACCTTGTGAAATGGGGAGTTCCAGACAAGCATTACACCATTGTTGAAGGCGGCTTAGTCCAAAAGGCCGAAGATACGAAGATGACCGACCGCGAGCAAAAGCCATATGAAATTTTGCAAGTGGGCGGCGAAAGCACGATTGATATGCTGCGTGCCTACAATAAGCTTCCAGCTAAAGCAAAAGCTGAAGAACTTATTATCGAAAACAACAGCATGCTCATTAACGATCCAACAGCAGCGCTTGATTCCAAAACATTCGGTTTGAAGGGCGTAGAGCTTCAGCAAATTATTAACGATGCGACATACCGCTATATTTTGGGCAATCTGGACGCGGCAGGATTTGATGGTGAAATCGAGCGTTGGAAAAAAGGCGGCGGCGAGAGCATCATTGCGGAATACAATGAATCTTTGGCTAAATCGCAATAGGGCAATAGGAATAGAACTCCTGTAAAAACAGGGAACCGAAAGGATGTTTCACATGAGCAGCAACTCAGCTTCGGCAATAGCAGCCGTTAAGCCGGATATGAAGAAGCATGACCTTCGCCGGCGCATAATGAAAAACAAAGCCATCTATCTCATGATTTTGCCGGGACTGCTGTATTTTGTCTTATTCAAATATTTCCCCATGTGGGGGCTTGTGATCTCCTTCCAGGAATACCGTCCATACGACGGTATTCTCGGAAGTGATTGGGTAGGCTTCAAGCATTATCAGCGCTTGTTTACCGAGCCGATGTTTTGGACGATTTTTCGCAATACGATTATCTTGTTTCTGATGAATTTAATTTTCTTTTTTCCCGTCCCTATCATACTCGCGATTTTGTTAAATGAAGTAAGGCTGCAAGCATTCAAGCGTTTTGTACAAACGATTGTGTACATTCCGCATTTTATGTCCTGGGTTATCATTGTATCGATTTCCTTCGTCATGGTCACGATGGATGGCGGGATGATCAATGAGGGCCTTGATGCGATGGGCATGCAGAAAATCAACTTTTTGCTAAGCGATGAATGGTTCCGGCCCATGTACATTGTGCAGGTCATCTGGCGTGAAGCAGGCTGGGGAACGATTGTGTACCTGGCGGCCATCGCGGCCATCGATCCGCAGCTGTACGAGGCATCGCGGATGGACGGTGCCAACCGTTTCCGCCAAATTTGGCATATTACATTGCCGTCGATCCGCAGCGTTATTGTAATCCTGCTCATTTTGAAAATTGGCGATGTGCTGGAGCTAGGATTTGAGCATGTGTATTTGCTGCTTAACGCGATGAACCGGAATGTGGCGGAAATCTTTGATACGTATGTATATACAGCAGGGCTTAAACAGGGGCAGTTCAGCTATAGCACCGCGGTAGGCTTCTTCAAATCCTTCGTCGGTTTGGTATTGGTAATGTCTGCGAACTGGCTGGCCAAAAAATTCGGCGAAGAGGGCGTATATTAGGCTCCACGCTTGCCGCCGAAGCAACATCTTGAGGAGGAAAGGCTATTATGGTGCATGACAAAACGATTGGCGGCCGCCTATTTGATGGCGCTGTCTATGTAATATTATTTTTAGTTGCGTTAGTGACGATTCTTCCTTTCCTGCATATTATTGCGGGATCGCTAACGACGGTCGATGAGCTGGCGCAAAAGCGATTCGTCCTGTTTCCAACGAAAATTAGTTGGGATGCGTACACCTATATTTTCTCAACGAATACCATTTTTCGCAGTATGCTGGTTTCGATTGGAGTTACTGGTTTTGGTACGCTGTTCAGCATGATACTAACTTCATTGATGGCCTATGGCTTGTCAAGACGAGATCTGGTTGGTCGCAAGCAGCTGATGTTTATGATTGTGTTTACGATGCTGTTCAGCGGCGGGATGATTCCGACCTTCATCGTCGTGAAGTCGCTAGGCATGATTGACAGTTATGCGGCGCTAATTGTGCCAACGGCGATTAATGCGTTTAACCTGATAATTTTGCGCAGCTTCTTTCAAAATTTGCCGGATGGTCTTGAGGAGTCGGCAAAAATTGATGGCTGCACGGATTGGGGCATTTTATTCCGCATCGTCATTCCGCTCTCCATGCCGGCAATTGCAACGATTTCCCTCTTTTATGCCGTAACGTATTGGAATACGTATTTGCCGGCGATTTTGTACATTGATAGTGCTGAAAAATGGCCAATTCAAGTATTGCTGCGGCAAATTGTTATTTTGGCAAGCGGCTTGACGGCGGATTCTTCGGGCTTCTCGGGAGATTTCGTTACGCCTCCAGATCAGACGATCAAAATGGCCGTCATCGTGGTAGCGACCGTTCCGGTGCTGCTCGTGTATCCATTTTTGCAAAAGTATTTTGATAAAGGCGCTTTACTGGGCTCGGTGAAGGGGTAGTCTGCCTGCAGACACTTCCCTTCGGGGGTTCACAGTTTGTCCATCCTTGTATCCTATATGAAGAGAGGTTGAAGTCAAATGAGTCTATCCACTTTAGCTGAAACGATGCGTGTACGCGATGCGTTAGCGCTGGAATGGGGCGTTGCCGCCTGCGATTCCTTAATGGCGAGATTTCCCCAAGCGCATGACTTGCCTCCAGCAAACCGCTGGCATTACCATCAAGGTGTATTTTTGTATGGTATGCTCAAGGTATGGGAGCAAAATGGCGACGAGCGATATTTGCTTTATATTAAAAGCTACGCGGATGCCTTGATCGATCCATATGGGAATTTAGCTTTTGAGCGCGGCGAGCTGGATGCGATAATGGCAGGGCTGATTTTGTTTACGCTGGACGAGCAGTTTGATGATCCACGGTATCGGCTGGCGGCAGATCGCCTGCTCGGACTGTTTGGAACGCTCAGTCAGACGTCGGAGGGAGGCTTCTGGCATAAGGATAAATATCCTTATCAAATGTGGCTGGATGGCCTCTATATGGGCGGCGTATTTGCAATGATTTATGGTGCGAAATATGACAAGCCGGAGCTACTGGATATGGCGCTCAAGCAGGAGCGATTAATGAATCGGCATATGAAGGATGTACGGACAGGATTGCTGTATCATGCGTGGGATGAGACGCGAAGCATGCCATGGGCTAACCCGGTGACGGGATGCTCACCCGAGTTTTGGGGCCGGTCACTCGGCTGGTATGGAATGGCGCTTGTCGACTTTCTCGATGTACTGCCAGCTTCTCATCAAAGCAGAGCTGTCATCGAGCTGGAGGTTGCAGCGCTTGTTGAAGCGCTCACCGAGTTCCAGGATGAAAAAAGCGGATTGTGGTATCAGATTGTCAATAAAGGCGAGCGTGAGGACAATTGGCTGGAAACCTCGTGCACAAGCCTCTTCTTATATACGATAGCGAAAGCGATCAAGCATGGCTGCATTCCGAGGGCTTACTCAGAGATTGCAGCAAAAGGCTATGAAGGTCTGCTCCGCACGCTGCGTTCTGATGAGTCGGGGCTAATTGTAACGGGCATCTGCATCGGAACATCGGCGGGGGATTATGACAACTATGTAACACGGCCAACAAGCGAGAACGATTTGCACGGTGTAGGTGCTTTCGTACTCGCTTGTGTAGAATTGGATGGCGTACTTAGTTTGCAGCCTGCTCAAGCACAAAAGGAATAGGCACTTCGGCCGGGAAGCAGAGGGTAGTCACCCCGGCTGATGCAGCTCCCGGTATTTGCCGGGAGTTGTTCCTTCGAACTTGCGGAAGGAGCGAATGAAATTTTGCGGATTCGTATATCGCAGACGCTCGGAAATTTCCTTGACCGATATGTTCGTATCCTGAAGCAGGCCAAGCGCAATGCGATGGCGGTGTGCCGCCAAATATTCACTGAAGGAAGTACCTGTTTCCTTGCGGAATACGCTGCTCACATAGTTCGCATTGTAATGCATGCTGGCCGCGATAGCTTCCAGTGTAAGCTCCTGGTCATACTGCTGATGAATTAAATGAATGATCTCTTCGGAAATATTTTTATACTGTGAATTGGTTCGCTCCTCAACGGATACGATAATCGGTTCCACAATGTTTTGAAGAAACCAGTTGCGAACTTCCTTCGGAGAGTGCGGCTGGAACAAATATTCAAACAAGGAAGAATGGTCGCCAAGCTCCATCTCGTGAATGCCGAGCGACTGGGACAGATGAATCAAATCAATTAACAGCCGGGCAGTCGTCAACTCAAAATCATGGGCGCTCAGCTGCTGCTTAAACACCGCTTCGAACAGCTCCGCCAGCGCTTCGTCACTTTTGGCCCGATCCCCAAGCTTAATAGCATCATTCAGTTCGGTCTGCAGCCGTACCGGATAAGAGGTGTTGAAGCTCAGCTTCTGCGGCAGATCCCGATAAAACATCGCCGACGAGTCGCCAAACCGCTTTAAATGCTTATAAGCCTCCATACTTTCCTCAAGGGCAGTACCCGCTGATTTCAGCTTGTCATGGTAACCGCTAAAGCCGAAGCTGACGGACAGATTCAGCACTTCTTTTACGGTGTGCGCAATTTGCTCCGCCAGTGGAACCAACTGGGCAAAAAAAGCATCCTGATTATGCTCACGGTTCAGCAGCAGTGTATTTTGCGACTGCTCGTAGACAATAGGCGTCAGCCTGTCGCTTGCATCAACCAATTCCTCCACAATATTATTCACGGCGAACAACAGCAAATCCGTATCGCCCTTCGAATAGCTTGTCCCTTCAAAAAAATCAATGCGCAGCGTCATTACAGCATAACCTTTAAAGGACGTAGGGAAAGCCAGCGTCTTAAGCCGTTCTTCAATGCTCCGGCTGCTGCTCTTTCCTTGGTAGAGCTCCATCATAAACAACGTGCGCAAGCTGTCAATCTGATTGTTCATCGTGCTTTCCAGCTCGCTTTTCTCGCGAATAACATGCCGGATTTGATCCGCAATATAGACGAAGCCGTCGCGGCTTGGTTTATCATGCTTGGACGGAAATAGCTGGAAGACGCTCACGAACAGCTGCTCAATCGGCTTGTACAAGCGTTGGGAGCCGAACCACGTCACTAGCAGCGTTATGGCAAGCAGCGTTAGGCAAATAATTACAGTAAACCAGCCAATGGCACGGGATTGCTTCGACAACGCATGGAGCGATGTAATAGAAGCATACGTCCAGCCATTATAATCAGACTTGCGGTAAGATACCGTATAGCCTGTCCCTTCGAGCTCCGTATCAAATTGGGCAAAGGCTGAGTCCGATTTCGCAATATCCTGATAAAGCGCGGCAAATAAGCCGTCTGGCGGCAGCAGTTCTTCATTTTGCCCAAACAGCAGCTCGCCTCTATCATTAAATACGAGTACGGCCTCGCTATTTTTGTCAAAGGAAAGCAGCTCGTTCAAATAACAGGAAGGGATCGTCGATACCGCAAGCCCATTTTTGGTTGAAGCCGTCAGCGGCAGCTTCTTTACGAGGCTGATGCCGTATGTACAACGACTGGAAGATTGCCCTAGCAGCACGGTATTGCTGACAGGCTCCGTAATCCATTGCGAATCGAAAGGAAGCTCTTTATATTGAAGCAGCCTGTCTTTTTTGTCCAAATCACTTAGCCGGTACAAGCCGGAGTTGTCAATATACCAATTTTCAAGAGTGCTTAACAAAATGATATTTTCAATTCCTGTATCAAATGTCTGTAAATGGTTGACTTCTTGCTTGATTTGGTTAAATAATTGAAATTGTTCCACATTAAGCGGTTCCAAAATGGCAGACTTCAAAAAAGACGAATTGACGAAATATGTCATGGAATGGTCTACGGTGCGCATGACCTGTTCCACATTCATTTGCATCTGCTCCAGCTGTAACAGTTTGGATGCGTTTACATTCTGTTGAATGGTGTCGGAGGATTTCATGTAGGAGAATAGTCCAACAATAATGACTGGCAACGAACTGATTAGAAAGCCGAACAGCAAAATGCGCAAAAAATACCGATTAGGTGGGGCTGCCATCATATCTCCTCCAAAACTATTGCGAGCCACTCGCTATACGGCTTCGCAAACTATAATTACTAGGGTATTATACCAGAAAGTGGGTCAAGTTGCCTATGAATTTTGTGAAGAGACAGATTCATCGCTGCGCGAAATCGGTTTTAATAGCGTTAGCATGCGGAGCAGCTTTGCTTATGGCATCCTGCCAACAGCTCGATGAGAGCGGGAGCGCCCTGATCATGGAAGCGCCGCTTGCTTTAACCTGGACGGCCGTTCAGTACACAACGAGCCCCCCGTCTGATGTCGTGCTGGGCCATATTGAGGAGGCGACCAACACGAAGCTGTCCATTATATGGGTCCCAGATGCGATGAAGGAGGACAAGCTGAACATTGCGCTCGCCTCAGATGCGTTGACAAAAATCGTCACGATTCAGGACATTCGCAATTCAGCTTTTTTGAGTGCGGTTCGTGCCGGGACTTTTTGGGAAATCGGCCCCTATTTATCGCAATTTCCAAATCTGAACGCGATGGACAAAACCATTTTGCAAAATACATCGATCGATAACAAAATATATGGCATTTATCGAGAGAGGGATTTGTCCCGGCAAGGCATTATTTACCGCAAGGACTGGCTCGACCAGCTGCACCTGGAAACGCCGGCAGATCTGGAAAGCCTATATAAAGTAATGGAGGCATTCACGAAAAATGATCCTGATGGCAATGGCATAAATGATACCTATGGCCTAACGGATCGCAACGATTTGAAGTTTGGCGCTTTTCAAACGCTGGCCTCATATTTTGGCGCGCCTAATGAGTGGGGCTGGAAGGGGGGAAGTTTGCAGCCTGCATTTATGTTCAGCGCATACAAGGATACGATGAAATTTATGCGGAAGCTGTATGAGGAAAAATTGATGAATGAACAGTTCGCGGTCACTAGCAAACAGCAGCAATGGGAGGAATTTACGGAGGGGCGTGCGGGTGTTTACATCGGAAATATGGATGATGCCCGAAATTTATACAAAGCGCTCATTCAGCGCAACCCGAAAGCTGAGCTTGATTTGCTGAACCGGATCAACGGGCCTGACGGCAAGCCGCATGTGTGGTCGCAGGCGGGGCATAACGGCATATTCGTATTCCCAAAATCGCAGGTGAAAAGCGAGGCTGAGCTGCTGCGCATTCTTGCCTTTTTTAATCGGCTTGCAGATCCAGAGCTTATTTATATGCTGAATTATGGCGTTGAAGGCATTCACTACAAGCTGGAGAATGGGGATATGGTGGAGCTGCTCTCCAATGAAAGCGAGCGATGGGAACAGGAGGTGCGGCCGCTTATTTCGCTGATGGGGGTAAGGGCGCTTGCGATTCGTCCCCAGGGTGATCCGCTTAGGGAAAAAAGCGACCGCTTGACAGAGGAAAATCGGAGCTTTCTCGTTATTAACCCTGCTGCCTCGCTTGATTCTCCTACTGCTAACGAACGTGGTGGCGAACTGAATATTATTATTCAAAACGCGACCAATTCCTTTATTCTCGGCTTGCTTGACGAGCAAGGCTTCAACAAGGAAGTACAGCGGTGGAAGCTGCTTGGCGGCGATCAGATTATTCAGGAGCTTAATGATGGATATGCAGGGAGATCGTAATATTCGCTTAGTGAATAATGCTCAAATAGTCATTCATTTTTTTATGTTTGCATGTTATACTAGGCGATAAAACTTAGCATTTATTCAAAGGATTATAAATAAGCGTCCTTATAATGTTATCTGAATATAAGTATGGGAAAGCATCCCGGCTGAAAGACGAACGCTATTCGTCTGTCCAGCCGGGATTTTTTGCATTCATACGGAAAGGGTGGGATGAATGGGGGGAAGCGGAGCGGAGGTTGGACTCCCGCTATGGGAGACGGGCTCAATAATAGCGGATCGCTATGCAATTATCTCAGTGCTTGGCAGGGGTGGAATGGGCATCGTATATGCGGTGGAAGATCGAAAGCTGCAAGGCAAGCTGAGGGCCATTAAAATTACGCCTATATCTATAGAGGAAGATGCGGGCGGGAATCATTCGTTTACCGCAGAGGCGGCCATGCTGGTGCGGTTAAATCATCCGAATCTCCCTCATATTGTGGATGCATTTCCGATACATAGACAAGCTGTCTATGCAGTTGTGATGGACTTCATTCATGGAGAAACGCTTGCAGCACAGTTTCAAAAACGTCAGCGCCAAATACCGCTGTTAGAGGTGACCCAGCTTGGACTTCAGCTGTGTTCGGCCCTTAACTATCTGCACCGTCAAACGCCGCCAATGGTTCACCGGGATTTAAAACCGTCTAATATCATGATAGAGGATGGCGGCGGACATTTGCGCCTGATTGATTTTGGCATTGCAAGGCAGGCGAAGGCAAATGGCAGCCAAGACACGGCAAAGCTTGGAACGCCGGGCTTTGCCGCTCCCGAACAGTACCAGGGCAGCGGCCGAAGCGATCCACGAACCGATGTATATGGGCTTGGCGCACTGCTCTATTATTTGGCGAGCGGGGGCGAGTACTATGAGCCCGTACCCGTTGTTCCACGCCTAGAGCCTCATTTCAAATGGAAGGGGCGATTGAAGACAGAGGGCTCTGCCATGCTGGCTCATGTGCTTAGCCGAATGCTCGCCTATCGGCTTGAGGAGCGCACCGCAAATATGGAGCAAGTAGAGCGC from the Paenibacillus sp. BIHB 4019 genome contains:
- a CDS encoding MFS transporter, encoding MTATQPASALSLLSNRFVQAILMSTLFLQIGIWVRNIAVLLYVKKMTNDDAFAVSLISVAEFAPIFVFSFIGGTFADRWRPKKTMVWCDLLSAVSILAVLFAMENGTWHAVFFATLISAILSQFSQPAGMKLFKLHVPEHLVQTGMSLYQTLFAVFMIFGPVVGTFVYQSYGIETAIGVMGAAFLLSALSLAFLPRDRDEAGEQQQSRVLEDIKAGFRYVWSSKILRTLGGGFIAAGLGLGLIQPMGIFLITERLGKPEDYLQWFLLVNGIAMIIGGVLAMSFSSKLSPQKLLALGMTIDSIAMIGMGLSKDYWFTLSLQFISGLALPCIQIGINTLILQNTKESFIGRVNGILTPMFMGSMVVTMMLSGLMKNAISLVPMYIIAGLFFLLGVAILLPLFKLQSGIAPAAEKALTE
- a CDS encoding M14 family zinc carboxypeptidase, with translation MHLFLRKRLLLWLLILAIVLPTLVAASGGGSKQAIINPKQLYSYERMTRDMKKLAEAYPELIRYRSLGKSEYGRELWVMEIGNGPVNVLLNASHHAREWMTTITVMNMAETMAASAAKQGVWKQLNTADLFDHITFHIVPMVNPDGVTLQQKGLVAFPQQNHAELIKMNKNSRDFKRWKANGKGIDLNRQYPADWDTIRQAEYAPSYKNYKGKKPLEAKEAQLMYNFTKQIKPEIAISYHSSGEIIFWNFKTKASNLPRDRAFVQAYAAMTGYRAVAPEANPSGGGFTDWFITEFGKPALTPEIAPAVGETNVPLSYWDRIWKQHKDTMWLIGTTAYEQAMLEEKAKKASATIELTTPATSYRYPVLNRETASSVKSGVYKVTREKGSWYEIQISGQGSRWIAKSVAKPWSKPVPTPISTPTSSPSPNPTPTASPIVTPPSPSMGAPIASEPSSEPSAEQGPTAPSATEIPIVEGVPAENSGSSEIPTPIPAPSST
- a CDS encoding extracellular solute-binding protein, which translates into the protein MRKKQAATTFRVLCTTTLAGCILAGCASGSGVNEGSATSGTNQGGAPTSETQAPFKLTIMTNLHTPEVPTDAIEKMLEEKTNTDLTINWVPDGSYEEKLNSSFATGSLPQAVYMKNQTTYILFRDAIRNNQFWEIGPFIKDYPNLSKLDELVVKNTAVDGKTYAIYQERPLSRQGIIFRKDWADKLGLAAPKTTDELYNMLKQFKEGDPDGNGKADTMGLTDRSDLVYGAFKTVASYFGTPNNWGLADGKLQPEFMFPQYKETMDFFKKLYDEGLINKDFPVTSKEDQQNLVITGKAGMYIGSMADVQSLHQKTVEINPNALYDVANHISGPDGNAGIWSIPGYGNLVLFPKSSVKSEEELKSILAFFDKLMEPELANLVKWGVPDKHYTIVEGGLVQKAEDTKMTDREQKPYEILQVGGESTIDMLRAYNKLPAKAKAEELIIENNSMLINDPTAALDSKTFGLKGVELQQIINDATYRYILGNLDAAGFDGEIERWKKGGGESIIAEYNESLAKSQ
- a CDS encoding sugar ABC transporter permease — protein: MKKHDLRRRIMKNKAIYLMILPGLLYFVLFKYFPMWGLVISFQEYRPYDGILGSDWVGFKHYQRLFTEPMFWTIFRNTIILFLMNLIFFFPVPIILAILLNEVRLQAFKRFVQTIVYIPHFMSWVIIVSISFVMVTMDGGMINEGLDAMGMQKINFLLSDEWFRPMYIVQVIWREAGWGTIVYLAAIAAIDPQLYEASRMDGANRFRQIWHITLPSIRSVIVILLILKIGDVLELGFEHVYLLLNAMNRNVAEIFDTYVYTAGLKQGQFSYSTAVGFFKSFVGLVLVMSANWLAKKFGEEGVY
- a CDS encoding carbohydrate ABC transporter permease: MVHDKTIGGRLFDGAVYVILFLVALVTILPFLHIIAGSLTTVDELAQKRFVLFPTKISWDAYTYIFSTNTIFRSMLVSIGVTGFGTLFSMILTSLMAYGLSRRDLVGRKQLMFMIVFTMLFSGGMIPTFIVVKSLGMIDSYAALIVPTAINAFNLIILRSFFQNLPDGLEESAKIDGCTDWGILFRIVIPLSMPAIATISLFYAVTYWNTYLPAILYIDSAEKWPIQVLLRQIVILASGLTADSSGFSGDFVTPPDQTIKMAVIVVATVPVLLVYPFLQKYFDKGALLGSVKG
- a CDS encoding glycoside hydrolase family 88 protein, with protein sequence MSLSTLAETMRVRDALALEWGVAACDSLMARFPQAHDLPPANRWHYHQGVFLYGMLKVWEQNGDERYLLYIKSYADALIDPYGNLAFERGELDAIMAGLILFTLDEQFDDPRYRLAADRLLGLFGTLSQTSEGGFWHKDKYPYQMWLDGLYMGGVFAMIYGAKYDKPELLDMALKQERLMNRHMKDVRTGLLYHAWDETRSMPWANPVTGCSPEFWGRSLGWYGMALVDFLDVLPASHQSRAVIELEVAALVEALTEFQDEKSGLWYQIVNKGEREDNWLETSCTSLFLYTIAKAIKHGCIPRAYSEIAAKGYEGLLRTLRSDESGLIVTGICIGTSAGDYDNYVTRPTSENDLHGVGAFVLACVELDGVLSLQPAQAQKE